GACATGAAATGCAGTCAACTAAAGTAaaattaaagaaatgaaaaaagtcGGGCCGGGATTCGAGCCCATGATCTTGAGAGGCAAAGGCTAATACCATGACGACTACGCCAATTAACGatgaagtcattttttgtaataatTATGTCAACACAAACACCAAATATTCATAAACGTGCGTCTATTTCTGAAAATATGTGTCTCACACAAATTTTGCTTAGAATTGTCCTCCAATTGTGCTTAGAATTGTGACTGCAGCCTGTTAGCCTGGAGTCAAACAGCATAATAGAGATTACGAATGTTCGGATATACACGGTGCGTTTATACGTTCGCATGTATCGCATGATGCTGTCCAAACTAAACCAACGGCGTTCTGTCCTTTAGGTCAAAATGTGGTAAAAAGGAGGGCATCTATACAGGTTTCTTAAGGGTCTCTATATTGACGCTGCTAATTCTGCCTGAAATTTTAAAACAGGACTAGTATAAAGATTAAAAGTGCTTCCCCACACACCCCCTACCAGCCGCCTACAAGAGGCTACTCGGGTCAAGTGGTTTGGGTTCATTGCCCGGATCACGTGTCCCGAGTGGCGGTACGTCTACCAGTACTACGCCAactcagtgctgaagaagtgatCTCGGATGAGACACGAAAATTCCACTCGTAAGTGAAATTTTACTATTGCTCGTGTGAATAAGTTTAAAATTGTTCCACATTATGTCTACGCCACAGCAGTTAAAATTACATTCCGTCTCGAAAGCGAACATGGCCGGATGGCGACAAAACAAGTCAGACGTATGGAATTTCTGGAAAGAAAATCGGCCAGATTTAGAAACCACCTTCATTTTACTTTACATTGCAAACACCACGGTGTTACCCCGGCAAGTCTTAATTTGAAATCGTCAGTGAAAGGTGTTACAGCAGAAAGGATTTTACAAAGGGCTCAACATCAATTAGTAGGGGAACGGATCAGACAGATCTACGCTACGCTAAATAACATCAAACAACAAATCGCGGACATAGACGAACAGTTGTTTACTGAGTTGCCTATGGAGACGTACTCGGAAGTCAAAGAGTGGGTCGCACATGCGCACAAAGCCGAATGGGACAGGTGTAGGTCACGTCAACAAACCAAATTTGCTCGCTTTTCATCGAGTgataaacaaaccaaaacacGGGATAAAAACCGCCCGATTGTGCCTGTTAACCAGCAGGAGCAGAAGGAAGTAACAGATAGATGGGTGATTAACAAATCGGACAAAGAACTAACGGAATCTGAATTGTCAGTGCTTCAAAAAGGTCTCAACTACGCGGTAAGTCCATCCAAAATCCCGGTAGTCGAATTCATCACCGGTGTTGAATCAGCGACCAAATTGATAGGGCATGATTCTGACGAGGCGTCACGTTTGAGACTCGATTGCGTGGACATTCTAGAACATGCTAAGGTCCCAGATAGCAATATTTCTAAAGAGGAAAGAGCAGCGCTTCGTGATTTGAAATCTGACGATAATATCATGATCCTCCCTGCCGACAAGGGAAGGGCCACTGTGGTAATGAACAAAACCTCGTACCAAGACAAAGCCAATGAACTTTTAGCTGACAAGAACACGTATGAACTCATTAAGAAAGACCCCACTGCCAAGTACAAAAATCGCTTGGTGGATCAACTCAAAGTCCTCAAAGACGAGGAGTGGATTGACTTTAAGTTGTACAGACAGCTGTACCCCACCACGGCTGTTGTACCTAAGTTCTATGGCCTTCCTAAGGTACATAAACCTTCGTGCCCACTCAGACCGATAGTGGCGAGTCGCGGTTCCATTACGTATGACACAGCTAAATTTGTGGCCAACATCCTGTCCCCCCTTGTTGGTAAATCTGAAAGACATCTTCAGAACAGTGAGGACTTAGTCAACAAGATGTCTAAATTCACTCTCGGCCCCGATGAATGTCTTGTGTCTTTTGACGTCACAGCCCTCTTCACGTGTGTGCCGGTGGATGAAAGTTTAGAGATTGTTAAGGAATTGTTATCAGCGGATACCGCCTTAGATTCCAGAACTGATCTTAGCCCACAGCAAATTACTGACCTTCTGAGCACCTGCCTAAAACTACTTACTTCGTCTACAACGACAAGTTTTATGTTCAACGCGAGGGTGCGGCGATGGGCTCCCCCGTGAGCCCGATCATTGCGAACCTTTTCATGGAGAACTTTGAAGAGAAGGCTCTTCAATCGTATCACAATCCCCCCAAATACTGGGGGCGCTATGTCGATGACATTATGGTTATTATGGACAAAGCTGAGGTTGATATGTTCACACAACATCTGAACTCTGTTCACCCATCCATCAAATTTACGGTTGAATTTGAAAGCAACAACGCACTCGCGATGCTCGACACCCTCATCACTCGCACACCTGACGGTAAGCTGGTTTTCAGTGTTTATCGTAAAAGTACGCACACCGACCAGTACTTAAATTTCTCCAGTCACCAGCCATTGGAACACAAGCTAGGAGTGATCAGAACTCTCACCCATCGCGCAAAAACCTTGTCATCCGACAGCACTCTTCTTGAAAAAGAATTAGACCATGTCAAGAAGTCACTGTCCATATGCGGATACACAAAATGGACTTGGACTGCGCCTAGTAGTAAGAGAAGGGATCCCAAACCTCGCAGGAATGAGACCCCCTCCAAAGGACACGTCTCATTACCCTACGTTCAAGGCGTGACGGAAGCGATAAACAGGAAAATCAGGAGTGCCGGTGTTACTGTTCACGTCAAACCCTCGAACACCATCAGGAGCATGGTGGTGTCGCCCAAGGACAAAGTTAAGACACTGGACCGTACGGGGTCCATCTATCAAATCCAATGTAAAGACTGTCCATCACAATATATAGGTGAGACTGAAAGAGCTCTCGGAAAAAGGGTTTCCGAGCATAAAAGAGAGCCCTCGCCTGTTGGAGGACATATGAAAGCGGCTAGACACTCCTTTGACCCAGGTGAGGTCAAGGTGTTGGACAGCGATTCCAGGTGGTTTCAGCGAGGAGTTAAGGAAGCGGTGTACATCGCAGCCTCCGAACCCGACCTCAACAAAGACCAGGGGCGCCACCCCCTACCAGCCGCCTACAAGAGGCTACTCGGGTCAAGTGGTTTGGGTTCATTGCCCGGATCACGTGTCCCGAGTGGCGGTACGTCTACCAGTACTACGCCAactcagtgctgaagaagtgatCTCGGATGAGACACGAAAATTCCACTCGTAAGTGAAATTTTACTATTGCTCGTGTGAATAAGTTTAAAATTGTTCCACATTATGCTTCCCCACTGTTATTATTGAAAAAACAATACTAATATTgcggtagattaaggaccactacatgTCATGTATTGTGACGTGGCGTGATACGTCGTGAGTGACGCCATACAACGCTGTCAATTTCAACGTCCACTGTGCGTATAAAATGCAAATCGCGATATCTTTTCTTATACGGCCGACCTTACGTACatgcatttcaatggacaatctgtacGTATGACCGCGCTTATGAATGAAGTCAAACATTTACACCTCACTGTTGctttaggttaaataccactaattatgtattacacgtgtttcaatgggaaaatgcctaatttcgggtggaattttctcatattcagaactctcacagttcaatgccaccaatatcaggtgaaactatatgatttagatgccaaatgatcaaaaattcaacatatgttgacctgagacttttcttgttttaacgcactgaaccgtaaacaccttaaaatgacagtgcgccgtgcgtatgaattttggtactattacatcaaaaatgtcacataatgagagaaaatgtaccattttgaagcatcaaactctaaaaagtactttttgggctatataacttgatcaatttcagcgattttaatgcagtcttttcgaatgccatgaaaacataTAGATAcccatcgtatttcaatgtatcgcccaggcctattagtggtatttaacctttattataatgatttcttacaacaAAAAGAATCATAATTACTAGTTATACTGTTCCTTCGTATGTTAATTATGGAAGTGGAAATATGCTCC
The Amphiura filiformis unplaced genomic scaffold, Afil_fr2py scaffold_515, whole genome shotgun sequence DNA segment above includes these coding regions:
- the LOC140145647 gene encoding uncharacterized protein — encoded protein: MENFEEKALQSYHNPPKYWGRYVDDIMVIMDKAEVDMFTQHLNSVHPSIKFTVEFESNNALAMLDTLITRTPDGKLVFSVYRKSTHTDQYLNFSSHQPLEHKLGVIRTLTHRAKTLSSDSTLLEKELDHVKKSLSICGYTKWTWTAPSSKRRDPKPRRNETPSKGHVSLPYVQGVTEAINRKIRSAGVTVHVKPSNTIRSMVVSPKDKVKTLDRTGSIYQIQCKDCPSQYIGETERALGKRVSEHKREPSPVGGHMKAARHSFDPGEVKVLDSDSRWFQRGVKEAVYIAASEPDLNKDQGRHPLPAAYKRLLGSSGLGSLPGSRVPSGGTSTSTTPTQC
- the LOC140145648 gene encoding uncharacterized protein, which translates into the protein MATKQVRRMEFLERKSARFRNHLHFTLHCKHHGVTPASLNLKSSVKGVTAERILQRAQHQLVGERIRQIYATLNNIKQQIADIDEQLFTELPMETYSEVKEWVAHAHKAEWDRCRSRQQTKFARFSSSDKQTKTRDKNRPIVPVNQQEQKEVTDRWVINKSDKELTESELSVLQKGLNYAVSPSKIPVVEFITGVESATKLIGHDSDEASRLRLDCVDILEHAKVPDSNISKEERAALRDLKSDDNIMILPADKGRATVVMNKTSYQDKANELLADKNTYELIKKDPTAKYKNRLVDQLKVLKDEEWIDFKLYRQLYPTTAVVPKFYGLPKVHKPSCPLRPIVASRGSITYDTAKFVANILSPLVGKSERHLQNSEDLVNKMSKFTLGPDECLVSFDVTALFTCVPVDESLEIVKELLSADTALDSRTDLSPQQITDLLSTCLKLLTSSTTTSFMFNARVRRWAPP